A section of the Amycolatopsis sp. AA4 genome encodes:
- a CDS encoding VanZ family protein: MTQWSGPTLIAVFAGFGLAFVLVVPYVAISYRKRGELGLLRAIAAPAFLVYCFALVTYTLLPLPNIDAAYCATHEALRHPVWNPLQFLEDMKQFNTGLLDNPALRQVLFNVAFFVPWGVFLRRLFGRSIGFAIVSGFFVSLAIETTQLTGVWFLMECPYRLFDTGDLLSNTVGAGVGALLAPVLRRSGRLRPADEPRPVLARRRLLGMVLDLISVTLVGVVLSMIALVVQYVTKGTLQNNTLIDDVLGRWVPTAVLLLLVPLAGNGATPGQRAVLLTMVRADGRPPSVLQSIVRFLVGSGGYFILVGLDSGWTSLWLLAHLVFLVFTRGHRGLTGLVCGLSVVDTRAVDREPVAPPG; encoded by the coding sequence ATGACTCAGTGGAGCGGTCCCACGCTGATCGCCGTGTTCGCCGGGTTCGGGCTGGCGTTCGTTTTGGTGGTGCCGTATGTCGCGATCAGCTATCGCAAACGCGGCGAACTCGGCCTGCTGCGCGCGATCGCCGCGCCGGCCTTCCTCGTTTACTGCTTCGCGCTGGTCACCTACACGCTGCTGCCGCTGCCGAACATCGACGCGGCGTATTGCGCGACGCACGAAGCGCTGCGGCACCCGGTGTGGAATCCGCTCCAGTTCCTGGAAGACATGAAGCAGTTCAACACCGGCCTGCTGGATAATCCGGCGCTGCGCCAGGTGTTGTTCAACGTCGCATTCTTCGTGCCGTGGGGCGTGTTCCTGCGGCGATTGTTCGGGCGGAGCATCGGTTTCGCGATCGTCAGCGGGTTCTTCGTGTCGCTCGCCATCGAGACGACCCAGCTGACCGGCGTGTGGTTCCTGATGGAGTGCCCGTACCGGCTGTTCGACACCGGCGACCTGCTGTCCAACACCGTCGGCGCGGGGGTCGGCGCGCTTCTCGCGCCCGTGCTGCGCCGTTCGGGACGGCTGCGTCCGGCCGACGAACCGCGTCCGGTCCTCGCCCGGCGACGGCTGCTGGGCATGGTGCTCGACCTGATCTCGGTCACGCTGGTGGGCGTCGTGCTGAGCATGATCGCGCTCGTGGTGCAGTACGTCACCAAGGGCACGCTGCAGAACAACACGCTGATCGACGACGTCCTCGGCCGGTGGGTGCCCACCGCGGTTCTCCTGCTGCTCGTACCGCTGGCGGGCAACGGCGCGACGCCCGGTCAGCGCGCGGTTCTGCTGACGATGGTGCGCGCGGACGGACGGCCGCCGTCAGTGCTGCAGTCGATCGTCCGGTTCCTCGTCGGTTCGGGCGGCTACTTCATCCTGGTCGGCTTGGACTCCGGATGGACGTCGCTGTGGTTGCTGGCGCATCTGGTGTTCCTGGTCTTCACGCGGGGACATCGCGGCCTGACCGGGCTGGTCTGCGGGTTGTCCGTCGTCGACACGCGGGCGGTCGATCGGGAGCCGGTCGCCCCTCCAGGGTGA
- a CDS encoding DUF3800 domain-containing protein, with protein MRPPEIACDESGSEGVNLIGANTAVFAHAAVRLDPAAAAECVARLRELIGSPALEYKANHLLRAKNRAALEWLLTEPLAGAASVLLVDKALFLAGKIVDLLVDQTPYPECLRRRPDARARALHQDGPRIHGTRRWTEFLRSFTGLLRTSNRRLPATTPAGFFAQTDVLGELVAARPHLTALRDELLADPGLVSPIDPLMPALADTIAFWRPETVVHDEQPSLTPARLAQLLDPVPRWRFVDSRSEPRVQIADFLAGVARRLTEETLHGGGDPELVKLLRPYVLPASVWIGDPAD; from the coding sequence GTGCGGCCGCCGGAGATCGCGTGCGACGAGTCCGGTTCCGAGGGCGTGAACCTGATCGGCGCGAACACCGCGGTATTCGCGCACGCCGCCGTCCGGCTGGATCCTGCCGCCGCTGCGGAATGCGTTGCGCGGCTGCGGGAACTCATCGGTTCGCCCGCGCTCGAGTACAAGGCCAACCATCTCCTGCGCGCCAAAAACCGCGCCGCGCTGGAGTGGCTGCTCACCGAACCTCTCGCCGGCGCCGCGAGCGTGCTGCTCGTCGACAAAGCTCTTTTCCTGGCGGGCAAAATCGTCGACCTGCTCGTCGACCAGACCCCCTACCCGGAGTGCCTGCGACGCCGTCCGGACGCTCGCGCCCGAGCCCTGCACCAAGATGGCCCGCGCATCCACGGAACCCGCCGCTGGACCGAATTCCTGCGCTCGTTCACCGGACTGCTGCGTACCTCGAACCGCCGGCTCCCCGCGACCACGCCCGCCGGATTCTTCGCCCAGACGGACGTCCTCGGCGAGCTGGTCGCGGCGCGCCCGCATCTGACCGCGCTGCGCGACGAACTCCTCGCCGACCCGGGGCTCGTCTCGCCGATCGACCCGCTGATGCCCGCTCTCGCCGACACGATCGCGTTCTGGCGTCCGGAAACGGTCGTCCACGACGAGCAGCCGTCGCTCACCCCGGCGCGGCTCGCCCAACTGCTCGATCCGGTGCCGCGCTGGCGATTCGTCGACTCGCGGTCCGAACCTCGGGTCCAGATCGCCGATTTCCTGGCCGGAGTCGCCCGGCGGCTGACCGAGGAAACCCTGCACGGCGGCGGGGACCCCGAACTGGTCAAACTGCTGCGGCCGTATGTGCTTCCGGCGTCGGTGTGGATCGGGGATCCGGCGGACTAG
- a CDS encoding sigma-70 family RNA polymerase sigma factor gives MAGFRARHRRAVADEALVRALFEEHGRAMLAYATRLLGDRAAAEDVVQEALVRAWRSPDSLVNGRGSVRGWLLTVVRNLVIDRFRAKEARPQEVAESAAGGPVERDHADQVVDSMVVLAALDGLSPEHREVLEQMYLQGRSVAEAAERLGIPPGTVKSRSYYGLRALREEFRRAEGVAG, from the coding sequence ATGGCCGGGTTCAGGGCCCGTCACCGGCGGGCGGTTGCGGACGAGGCGCTGGTCCGCGCGCTTTTCGAGGAGCACGGGCGGGCGATGCTCGCCTACGCCACCCGGCTGCTCGGCGATCGCGCGGCGGCCGAGGACGTGGTGCAGGAGGCGCTCGTCCGCGCGTGGCGCAGTCCGGACAGCCTGGTCAACGGGCGCGGATCGGTGCGCGGATGGTTGCTGACCGTGGTGCGGAACCTCGTGATCGACCGGTTCCGGGCGAAGGAGGCGCGGCCGCAGGAGGTGGCCGAGTCGGCGGCGGGCGGGCCGGTCGAGCGGGATCATGCCGATCAGGTCGTGGACTCGATGGTCGTGCTCGCCGCGCTCGACGGGCTTTCTCCGGAGCATCGCGAGGTGCTCGAGCAGATGTATCTGCAGGGGCGCAGCGTCGCGGAAGCCGCCGAGCGGCTCGGGATTCCCCCGGGCACGGTCAAGTCCCGCTCGTACTACGGGTTGCGGGCGTTGCGCGAAGAGTTCCGGCGAGCGGAAGGGGTGGCCGGATGA
- a CDS encoding DUF5709 domain-containing protein, which yields MDDDIEDNADTGVLDPEDTLEEGDPYDEGYSPPERPLATRDWGTTASEEAAGESWEGRLARELPDIRATDGDGLGDTDDTDGELVDDEVGDFRAGRLVATNAGFGPDTEDDLYASDIGIDGGAASAEEAAVHVVNPRDW from the coding sequence GTGGACGACGACATCGAAGACAACGCCGACACCGGCGTGCTGGATCCCGAGGACACCCTGGAGGAGGGCGACCCTTACGACGAGGGTTACTCGCCGCCGGAACGTCCACTCGCGACTCGCGACTGGGGCACCACGGCCTCCGAGGAAGCCGCCGGGGAAAGCTGGGAGGGCAGACTGGCCCGCGAACTCCCGGACATCCGGGCGACCGACGGCGACGGGCTCGGCGACACCGACGACACCGACGGCGAACTCGTCGACGACGAGGTCGGCGACTTCCGCGCGGGCCGCCTGGTGGCCACCAACGCGGGCTTCGGCCCGGACACCGAGGACGATTTGTACGCCTCGGACATCGGCATCGACGGCGGCGCGGCGTCGGCGGAGGAAGCCGCGGTGCACGTCGTCAACCCGCGGGATTGGTGA